The window ATACTAAATcattaagcattttacgtcaaaaatgttacgtaggaagtggcaaTTTCTCGTCGGACTATAGTCCAAGCCACACCTTTACATTCTTATAAAAAGTAGGAACGGAACCGGTATCGTAGACATGCAACTAGTGCAAAACAGTTAACCTTTtgcacagaccacagagcaacatagacctacgtgcatattatgcataaagttctatttcagttttgacacttcggtgacgtggcgccCGAGTGTGCTTTTATGTTTGACACGGCATCGAAAAGTTTAAACAACTGACGTGCCAACTGGCAGTAGTGATAAGGTTGCATCGTAGCGGGCTCTACGCCGCTACGCGTCTACGTTGCGTCACAAGTGGCTTTTCAGCTTGCGCCGTAGCTGAGCATAAATGAGGCCCGCGGGTTTGTCTATGGGCTGATAGATGTGGTGTCGGGGGTCGCCTTTCGTCACGTTTGCGGGGAACTTAGACATGTCTATGTTCAGATAATGCTTGTTCGGCATTGTCATCTTGATCCATGAGATCTGCAAAGAAAAAAACAGGTTAATATATTTGTTCCAGATTAATCCAAATCCTAGTTTTGTGGCACCATAGCACAAGCACCTACATTTATCCTTATACTTGGAGTAGGTATGATATAGTTTAATCTGTATAATTTAACCGCGTATAGTCAAATTGATAGCGTACTCGTTGCCAAATGATTTCATAATAAAGAATAGATAATGAATATTAGTAATTACCGTATATTAATTATATGATCAATCGCAATAATATTCAGCAAGATAGGGAACGCTAAATATGATAATCTTTAGACCTCTTCGACAATGCATTATGATTACGCAATTTTTAACTTAATTAACGAAACTAAGGAATTATCTTGCTGATGattaatacaataaaaaatatatatatctaagtaaaatgtataattatctATTTACGTACACGTGTACGCAATGTtcaaacaagaatttaaaaaaaaaaaacatgatattagTTTTTCTAGTGAACACGTAATTTTCGGTTTCGGTTTGGGGTTTTCGTGTTAAATTGGTTAACGTAGCGTTTATACAGGGTcgtttttggaccgttagccatattgtgcgaggtgattagactgattaggtaggccatactgaattTCGCGGTTGGTCCCAttgaaaaagttgttcagtatgacctacctaatcacctcgcacaatatggctaacggtaaAAAAATTAGCCTGTATAAGaaaattctattttttttttagaacacaaacagtcatAATAAACATATTACATATGTTGTACACAGTGTACAGAAACGGAGAGGTGATACAAACAGACCTGATGGAGGTTCATTAAacacaatattaataaaataaaaaggtaGGTAAGAACAACgtagtaatttaaaaatacataagttaCATAACTATAAGCATACATTTCAAGGAACAATGAAAACAAGTTAGGAATTAGGTACTAAAAGAGTTTACGTCTCACAAGCATTTTTAGACTAGACAAGGAATTATTAAAAGGATCAATATCGAACAAATGTTTATTATAGAAACTGGGGACTCGTCTGAAAAAGGTATGTCTAGCATAGTTCTTACGAGAAAAGCTCACATGGAATAACGATCTAGGTCGTAAGGGGAGACGGGGACAACCAAACGTCACTAATTTTAAGAGATCAGGAcagttgatgttgatgttgatgactattttgttggaaatggaaGTTGTATAGTTTCATATTTAAgaacatatatttatttagcacaCAGACGCACAGGCGTAAGTAATCAATACACTTATATTAGAATAATTGGCACGATATCCAAACTGGAATCATGTAGTTATCGGTCTTTAAACTCACACGATTTAACTATCAAACCGGCAGTACACCAGTTTCAACAGGACACCTAATTAGATTAATTACTGCAATAACAATATTTTGTTTACTTGATTTATGGATACATCCTCGTCTGAGAGAGATATGAAGCCACATGACCAAGATGATACGCTGGACTGTTtagatatactcgtacatattacTTATTATTGTACAACTTGAGCGAAATTAAGTACTAGACGTTATTTATTATCTTTGCTGATAAAATCGCGTCATGTCGAGGCATTGACCGCGGTCACTAAGTTTCTGAATATCCTTCAGTGACATATAAGGAAGAAAATAACAAGACTAGTACTTGTGTAAGTACAATTGTACACGTTTTTTCGCTTTAAGTGATAAGTATGTAACCAAAGATCAATACCGGCGCAATTTCAACACGTGCATTAATGTGGTTTTTAATATTATCAAAACTACCTCAGGTACTTTCTCCAGCACAGTTTTCTCAGCTTGATACAGGGTGTGTTGGACCGACGGCGAATAGACGCCGACGTCTGGTGGCCCAGCGAACTTGTCAAGAATGGCGTCCTTGACTGTCAGCCAAGCGTTGTCGAAGTCCGCTGAACGCATGCTGTCGTATGTCCACTCTGCCTCCACTACCGTACTGTATGAGGAAAATATAACATTATTTCGGATCTAAGTAGATCAATCTTTATGACGATCTTCGACCAGATGGAATTGCTGTCCTAGAACATCAAAAGCAAGATGAATTTCCAATTGGCAGGCCATTTCTTACCACTTTAGCGACTCTACTTAAGAGAACAATTGATGGCAAAACTATTTTTGTCTTATGAACAAAGAAATGTCAAATCAACAAAGATCTATGAAGTGTTGTCTTACCTGAAAATTCTTTCAGCGGCATCTGCTAGCGTGGTGTACTCGTCTTGCACAAAGTCTACGAAAGCCGATTGGGTTGTCTTCAATACTCGCAGACCGCTTAGACCAGACTTCACCACCACGGCTTCTGTATTACAAAAGACACACTAACTTAAGTAATATCACTTTCACAAAAACAGGTAAAAAAATAGCCTATCACATATTTTGGTATAcctattttattgtaattttttaatcgTATTAAATCTGCTATTTAGGTGAATTAATGAACTCACCATGTCGAACTTGTGATACTAAAGACCATCTAGTTGCAGTTGGTGAAAACACAAATGCGTGATTATGGGGCGCTCCTGCTTGAAGCCTCTCCCATGGGTACTCGACCACGCGGCACCTTGCCTCCACAATCTGCCGGTAGGTATACAAGAAATGGTTGACCACCACTGCTCCAAATTCTTCAGGTGTTTTAACTCCATGCTTTTTGGCTAGGAGGTACACCGTGTTCTTCTGGGAGTCAGTGGCGACGACTTCTTTGTTGTCTCCGATAACGTAAGCAGATTCTGAGGAGAGCTTGAGCTCCGTGGAGACTTCGAACTCGCGGATGGTGTGGTAGTCGCCATCGCGATGGACGTGGAGAAGTTTGACGGAGCCCTTGCCGTAGCCGTGATCGCTGAACTCGAACCGGCCGCCGCTGTCCGCAGCGGCCGTCAGCGCGGGCTTCGCGCCGCTCTGACTCAACAGCGGGCCTTCACCTCCGCTGGTGTTCGAGGGTTTCGCATAGATTCTAAAACAAATAGATTAATTTATAAGCTGCAAATAATCTATGAGGGCGAACGAAGACAGCCTAGAAcacataatatgtatgtttgttaATTCACTAAGCAACTACTGACATCTACAATATGTTAAGGTTTTTGGTGGAGACGATCTTATGAAATTTGACACGTATGCAGTTACGTTAGTTAATGCTTTGAAGGAGACCTGAGACCACctgttaaatataaataaatgttttaccAAGGATAAGAAAAAGACTCCAGCAATTTTTTAGAAAATGTTAAGTGGCTGGTTGaagcaaattaattttattaaaaaaatattattcggTACTAATTTAAATCAAAACTGTACCTGTTAGTGCTCGTCCACGGCATCTTGGAGGATaaaataatcacttgattttgaGAGTGTGTAAAAAACTGCGTCGTCGCATTTAGTGCGAAGCGAAACGGAATGTGACAAGACGCCCTCGCACCCGGCTCTTATAGCGGTGACCTGTGACCAGAGATAAGGGTAGGCACGCGACAACGGCGCGATACCACTATCATAACAATAACAATCAAATAGGCAAGCATTAACAACGTGGCAGACTGGATATGGTTCCGCGAAGTGTTACGTCAACAGTTCAAGAGATGAAATAGCGACGAAGTTTTCATagtagatatatatataataggtAAACATATTATGATAAACAGATAGTAGAAGCCTTCGTGTTGATAAGAATTGCGAGTACGTAATTCGCCTGACAGTTACTTTACTGATTATaaattctttaaaaaataaattattattccgTTTATACAATTAATTCAATTAAAGTTAATATAAGTAGGTCGGCCTTTGCAAGTAGTGAGAAGTGCGGTAGGTCTTTAGTGAATATAATACTGTTTATAGCTCTGTAAACTTggtaactaagtaattagtcctaaaaatatacattaacaTTATTAATGCTTATCATCTTATCAAGTTTCCTCTAAATAACAGTGAACGACAGACAATGACAGCGTGCAGATATTGTGACACGAGCGAAATGATTCACAGACCGCGTGACTGTTTTCTCCATATAGTAGAAAAGCTTGTAAGTATACATAATTtgtctttatcttatcttacaaTGTCTTCTCACTCAGCATATTTGTGTCCACCAGGGACATaggttatggatatcactgttaaccttgcaaatatacataataaattatcTAGTATGTactgagatgcaacggtaagaacgttaaggtcgtttctcaaaaagttggcaccgccaggttaaaatttatgtttttcaaaaattttgcatattcgcatttttttttattgggatcgttaaaaggcaacttaaactattagaaaatgtggaagggaagcaattcctttaattagtttagaagatataggcgtttgaaattcaggtgaatgatatcaaggacaggtgaaagatattttgtctccaggttatcgatagtagaagcaggttatcgagaaataagtacaaattccaatgaaaatattggcaggttatcgagaggcgtcattaacctgtgtccgttgtcgttaacctggtttcatgccatcattcacctgtaatgagtgtcatccacctgtccaccacatcattttcaatgccttctaaaaataatcgaaaaatgtgtcatcttcgaAAAcacgacacgtcttgatgagcagttggaagtgcagtacccaagataaagctgatgctgaaccctcgcagtacctactggaactcaggtttgatgcaacatagacacacgctgttttggtcaatcgacacgtcttgatgaggacttgggagggcagtacccaagatagagctgatgctgaaccctcgcagcacctagtggaattCAGGTTtagtgcaacatagacacacgctgttttagtcatccaacacgtcttgatgagcacttggaaaagtggtacccaagatagagctgatgctgaaccctcgcagtacctagtggaactcaggtttggtgcaacatagacacacgctgttttggtcattcgacacgtcttgatgagcacttgggagagcagtacccaagatagagctgatgatgaaccctcgcagtacctactggaactcaggtttgatgcaatatagacacatgctgttttggtcattcgacacgtcttgatgagcacttgggagagcagtacccaagatggagctgatgatgaaccctcgcagtacctactggaactcaggtttgatgcaacatagacacatgctgttttggtcattcgacacgtcttgatgagcacttgggagagcagtacccaagatagagctgatgctgaaccctcgcagtacctagtggaactcaggtttggtgcaaggttaggtcaggtccgggttcaggttcagataagagccgggatccaggtccaggtccgactccgggtttgagtctaggtcctggtccgagtcacagtccgggtcggagtccgggcccgagtctgggtccgggtcccagccccagtcccaatccaagtcgaaatctaaatcgccaaacgtgttctatgcgtcgttgaagatttctgttctgatcatcatcagcagttccacttcatcaaatgcgacagtttttaatgaaaatgcttgattttctgatgaaaacccaaaagtcactatacgcatgcctttaagatttgaggagttccctcgattcttcatggatcccatcatcagaacagggaccaatctgtatgtatcaaaatcaaaaaaaaaaaattcaaattcggtcaggtaaacaaacgttaagcattaaggtttcagattatcatcatcattcgggtctctattgtttcccaaatagttttaagtcataatgtattgtttgtccgaattttcgttagtcataattggtttttctcagaaacgcgtaacctttcaggattgccataaaacaaacctaacctaacctaacccatctataGAATGACCtgacgaaaatcctgaaaagttaacggtttcagttttatgactaacgataatatgacaaacaatacattatgacttaaaactttatgggaaacaaagggacccctcatcattcgcttgcccttgccccattcatttggggtcgacgcagcatgtctttttcttttcatccatacctctctctctcgcccgtcatctcatcacacaataaacaaaatgagcatgttttcacctttttacaaaacattttaatatatgtctaaaactaaaaaccctcataaggtaccttttcccgtgggacgtcacaaatctagtttgagtatatgtaacgtggattttaaatagttatcgatcacctgtcatatggcaagTGAATGACGCTTCATTCACCTGCctttgcatcattcacctgccttttttggacaggttaacgagacttaagacaaaagtacacaAATTTGAATATAATACAGCTTAAAGGGATCACAACTGGATTGCAAAAACTACAGAGGCATTAGCTTACTCAGCGTCGTCGGCAAATTGTATGCAAAGATATTGATTGAAAGAGTAGTGAAAGAAACCGATGAGAAAGTATGGGATGCACAAGCGGGATTCCGAAAGGGTATGGGATGTACGGACCAAGTCTTTTCCTTGCGATGCATAACCGAAAAGTATTTGGCCAAAGGTCAAAAGGTCTATTGCGCTTTCGTGGATCTGGAAAAGGCTTATGACAGGGTGGTGAGGAATGAACTTTGGTCGGTACTGTCGATGTATGGATTGAGCGGCCATCTTATTCAGGCACTGAAATCGCTCTATGAGGATTCCAGTGCTTGTGTGAGAGTAAACGGATCGTACACTGAGTGGTTTAGCATCGAGAAGGGTGTTAGGCAGGGATGTGTAGCGTCACCGTGGCTGTTTAGTCTGTTCATGGATAGTAGTTTGCATGATTTGAAAAATGATGAATGTGGGCTGAGAATGAGTGGGTTATTCGTCAAATGTCTTCTTTACGCTGATGACCTGGTATTGCTAGCGTCATCGGGTGATGAGTTGCAGGAGATGGTGACTAGAATGCATGGGTCTTTTGAAAGGAAAGgaatgaaaataaatgtaagCAAGACGAAAGTAATGGTATTTGAAAAGGAAGAGAATATGACAAACTGTGAAATTTCGATTGGTCAAGAAAGAGTGGAACAAGTGAAAGAGTTTGTGTATTTGGGAACCTTGTTCACTAGGGACGGTAAGCATGATAAAGACATTGAAAGGAGAGTGAATGCTGGGAATCGTGTGAATGGGGCACTTAACGCTTTTATGAGCAGCCAGAAGGTGTCACAAAAAGCACGGTTGGCTGTTCATAGAGGGGTGTTGGTGCCTACACTTATGTATGGTAGCGAAAGTTGGGTATGGCAGAAGAGGCATCAGAGCCAAGTGAATGCAGTGGAAATGAGAGCGTTGAGAAGTGTGTGTGGTGTGAGATTGCAAGATAGAATTAGGAACAGTGTGATAAGGGAAAAGTGTGGACTGGATGTAGATGTATTGACAAAAATTGAGAAAGGTatgttgagatggtttggacatgtggaaagaatgactgaaagaaggctgacaaagagagtgtatgaaggagaagtggaagtgggagttggaaggggtagacctcggcggactttctctgatcagatcggggaaatcctgaagaaaggccaggtcaagagcaccctaaaccggcgagcgtgtatgaggaatgttatgaatgtgaaggaagcgaaagaggtatgtcaggatcgtagcaagtggaaatccgtggtctctgcctacccctccgggaaataggcgtgattatatgtatgtatgtatgtatgtaatacagctttaacagacaggatagtttttattcctaaattaacacacaaaagcgatataaccgctatataattatatagttacgagtattagttgtgctatcagtgacattaacctgccgcaaaatctcgtccacctggcagttttagccaggtggacgatatgcaggtgatggggaaaatggcagttatatcgcgaatacacaaaatgtattagcttgattaactccatacttaggcatataaaactagactattgtttacgttacatatcttgatagtaatgcgataggttacataattagcaagatatcgacgccaggataaagagtacttacccattacaaactccaatttccgatattttgtcgtttgtgttttatttgcgaagcacaataaccacgtcttcgtcctaccaggtgatagctgatgagtgacggcttcggCTCGTGCGGAGTGGGAcaggaaaggtgcggtgggggttatacaatcgtcgtgaacgtgacgcgccaggttactgttaagaattgccttggacaaactttgaagccgaataacttaaaatataagtataatattgttatgcgatagtaatactttaaaagttaaggatatgtgttaataaaatacggtaatgacgttaaattaagttaataatttgtgtggttttcatagctcggaatatcagtacctcgcgttgggacacggcaggttaacggataaacgtagttacaatattttttttttgtaatcaatatttattaaatctttttcaaagtattaggcctctgtgtaaaaagtctctctaaatatgtgtttaaattttatatataaaaattatacataatgaaaaaaaagttctaacattaACCAAATAGGTgacggtgccaactttttgagaaacgaccttaacttctttgaatttctctcttagggctAGTCGAGCGCCCAGCTCAAATATTGTCTGTATGTCtcccgcttttccccacaacagaatccCATACGACATAACACCTATTTCATGATGTTCATTGTTCTGACTGCGGCTAGGCGTATCCGccctacggcccgattcgaactttaagatacatcaaatattacggctagatacgatatacgATAAGGAATATatttatgtcagtgtcaaaagtggcgtTTCTTCGTGGCTCATGCCTCATGGCTTCATGGCGTAGAGGAGCCACGCTTGCTTGCCATATCGGTCTTCATCCCTGTGACAAATATGGGAATGCCCATTTCAAGAACGCAACTTTTTGCCGATTTCCGTGTCTTTAGAGCTGGCAAAACTTTTTGGCACTCCTCGTTTCATGAAATCATCAAGCCCTAACTTTTCAGCAACGGAATATTTTACACTTGAAAACGTCTAGcttaatctaaatctaaatagaTCTTATATAGTGCGGAAGATAATTTCGGTTATATGATTATTCTGCAGGTATCATGGATGGCTTTTTCCACGTAACAacaaaatatccgtcactttttaacagagcgcgaTTGAAAATGACGGATACCGTTTCATCACGCTGGGCGTTTGCCCTATGATTTTAATTCAGAAGGTAGGCATGGACGTTATCGGGCTGAATGAAACGATTTCAAAGTTCAACTATTTAACTTATCAAAGTTATCAACTATGTAACAAGGTTTCTTGCTGTAAGTGATTACCGCATGTCGAGTACGTGAAGTCATTTCCACAGTTTCCATCTCATATGTCCACTTGAACTTTTTATACTTATAAATGCCTATATGACCATCGTTTATCGAAAACGCTAATCGAAAGGAAAATAGACGAGATGACAGATGGGAATGAAGTCACTTGATCATTTGCATACATTATAAAGTTTCAGTTGGCATCTTATTTAGGCAAACGATTTTCACTTAACCGCCACTTACCAATTAGAATAACAAataatttggtttttttttgtttgaatttgatttgaaGTCGTTTGGCAAATTAGTGTTTACCTAATACCATTATATTC is drawn from Cydia fagiglandana chromosome 4, ilCydFagi1.1, whole genome shotgun sequence and contains these coding sequences:
- the LOC134664126 gene encoding uricase; translated protein: MPWTSTNRIYAKPSNTSGGEGPLLSQSGAKPALTAAADSGGRFEFSDHGYGKGSVKLLHVHRDGDYHTIREFEVSTELKLSSESAYVIGDNKEVVATDSQKNTVYLLAKKHGVKTPEEFGAVVVNHFLYTYRQIVEARCRVVEYPWERLQAGAPHNHAFVFSPTATRWSLVSQVRHEAVVVKSGLSGLRVLKTTQSAFVDFVQDEYTTLADAAERIFSTVVEAEWTYDSMRSADFDNAWLTVKDAILDKFAGPPDVGVYSPSVQHTLYQAEKTVLEKVPEISWIKMTMPNKHYLNIDMSKFPANVTKGDPRHHIYQPIDKPAGLIYAQLRRKLKSHL